The Topomyia yanbarensis strain Yona2022 chromosome 3, ASM3024719v1, whole genome shotgun sequence nucleotide sequence TAAACCCCAAGTacttcaaaaattcaatttataaATTCACTCActtgtataataaaattttcaCACGTTCTTCTGCCCGCTTCTAGTTGTCTACTCACCGGGATCACACATGACAGCTGCTATACAGTCTATACCTGCCGAAGTGACACTTGACGGGTGTCTATACCTGTCATGAGCCCAGTGGGCTTGTTCCTACAGTTCGATGCATGCAGAGTGCGGACCAAGGCATGTAGCAGATGAGGTGCGCGCGGACCAGTTGGGTCCGATAACACTGCCCCCCAGTACGCCATCCTGTGGTTGGCTTACTTCACGTCGCGCTGAACATCCAGGACAGCAAGCTTGGCTACAGGCCGTTCGTACACGCCATTCGCCGTCCGTACAGTGGCTGATCGTACCTGACCGTCTCTGGAATTGCAGGTCTCGATGATCTTTCCCTTCGGCCAACAGTTTCTCGGCAATTTCGGATCGATGATGACAACGACGTCTCCTACACATACGGGTTTCGTATGGATGAACCACTTCGTCCTTCGGATGATCTCTGGCAGGTAGTCTGTTAACCAGCGCCTCCAAAATTGATTGACTAGCGCTTGCGATGTGCGCCAGCCTTGATGCAACACGATGCCGCTGTCGTCGTTTACAGTCAGTGGCTTCGTTCCATTCGAGGAACCGAGCAGGAAATGGTTCGGAGTTAGAGCGGGGTCCGATTCATCATCGATCGGAACGTGGGTCAATGGCCGAGAGTTCACTACGTTCTCAATCTCAGTCAGAAGGCTCCGGAGTACTTCATCGGTCGGTTTCTTCGTCGGGCAGATGGCGGCCAGATTCTTTTTAACAGTGCGGATCAGGCGTTCCCAACTGCCGCCCATGTGCGGCGAAGCTGGAGGGTTGAACAACCATTTAGTTTCGGAGCTGACGAACTCTGCCATTATCGCCTGTTGGTTGATAGCGGACTCGGCATTCCGTAGTTCTCGACTTGCGCCGACAAAGTTTGTCCCACGGTCACTGTATATCATCCTGGGCGAACCGCGACGGGCGACAAAGCTGCGTAGAGCCATGATGCATGAGTCCGTGCTAAGTGAGTGTACCAGCTCAATGTGTATCGCACGAATGGTTAAACAGGTTGCGAGCATTCCCCATCGTTTTTCCACTCTTCTACCGACGACGACCTCCATTGGCCCGAAGTAGTCGACCCCAACGTGCGTGAAAGGACGTGAGAATGCCGCGAGCCGTGCTGGCGGAAGATCGGCCATGATTGGAGGACGTGGAACTGAGTTATCATTTTTACAACGTTGACATTGCCTTCTGACTTTAGCGTAGCAAACTCGTAGTCGCGAAATCTTATATTTCTGTCGGATTTCATTTATGGTGGTTTCATGGTTCTGGTGGTGGTATTTTTGGTGGTAGTATGCTATGATCAAGGTGGTTAGGTGGTGGTCGCGAGGTAAAACAATAGGATTCTTTGCGTCTTCTGTTACGTAGTCACAGAACCGTGTTCTACCCTTCATCCTGATGACGCCCCGTTGATCGAGTACGGGCGTTAGCTGATACAATTCGCTGTTCTTTGGAATTTGCTTGCGTGGTTCTTCCGGGAATTCCTGTGCCCTACGCAATAGGGTCACTTCTCCTTGGTACCCTTCCAGTTGCGCGTGGCGATGAAGGTAGCTCTCTGCCTTCTTGAGCTCTTCTGTTGTTGGTGGACCCGAAACGATCGGCTTTCCTTGGAGTTGCAGTTTGCAGTTGGCTGGAAGGCGGTATACATATCCGACGATATTGACGAGTCGCTTCCAGCTGGAGAACTTATTCACATCGATTACAGCTTCAGGGACCGTGTAGTGTAACAGAAGATTGGGGCGAAGCTCTGCGATTGTGGAACCGCTTTTGGTCGGCGATTGTGGCCACTCCGCCTCCGGACGCCAAAGAAAATCTGGTCCTTTAAACCATCTACTGTCGGGAGTCATATCCGGCTGACCAGTCCATTTGGTAGCGTCATCGGCTACGTTGAGCTTGGTGGGCACCCAGCACCATTCATTTATctcagtgatttcgaaaatctCACTAACTCGAAACGCTACAAACTGGGAGTACCGTCGATGATCCGAGTTTATCCAGCACATTACATCCCAGGAATCTGTCCAGAAAAAACGGTTAGAGATTGGAATAGAAAGGGATTCTCCAATCGATCGTGCTAATCTTGCACCTATAACAGCTGCTTGGAGTTCAAGTCTCGGAATTGAAGTGAATTTCAGCGACGCCACCCGTGTCTTGGCCGAGACTAGAACACACTCCACGATCTTGTTCTGGACAAAGCGTAGATATACGGCGGCGGCAAAGCCGTTCTCACTGGCATCGACAAATGTGTGCAGCTGTACTTCATAATTTGCACTGGAACTAGTCCGAATACGGTAGCATCGCGGAACCGTAACCTGTTCCACTCGCGGGAGAACCTGCAGCCACCGCTTCCACTTCTCGAATGAAGATTCGCTGATCGGGTCATCCCACTGAACGCCAGATCGCCAAACTTCTTGCAGTAAAATCTTCAGGAACATCAGGAAGTTAGCAATCAGTCCAAGTGGATCGAAGATCGTCATGAGCACCCGGAGTACTTCCCTTTTAGTAGGATACCGTTGGCCTTCTAGCAGCGCTCGATCATGCCGGCTCCAGCCGGCCTTGTAGGTGAAGGCGTCCGACGACGTACACCACCACATCCCTAGCACCTTCTCGGTGGCCATCTCGGATGACAGATCCAGATTTTTCTCTTCGATGGTTTCTTCCTTCAGGGCTGCCAATACACGACCAGAGTTGCTAATCCAGTTACGGATTTCGAACCCGCCTTTTGAGTGTACGAACTTCACTTCCTGTGCCAAACTGATTGCTTCCTCTTCTGTTTCTACGCTCACCAGCATGTCATCCACGTAGTGCCTTTTCGTTATGACTTCCGCTGCTACCGGGTGAAGTTGTGCGTAGCGCTCGGCGttggtatttttaacatattgAGCACAGCTCGGAGAACAGCAGGCACCGAATGTCATCACACGCATAACGTATGTTGCGATTTCTCCGTTCTCGTCTCTCCAGTAGAACCGTTGGCACTGCTGGTCTTCTTCTAGGATATCCACCTGGTGAAACATTTCACGGATGTCTCCTGTCAGTCCAACTCGATGCTCCCTGAACTGAAGAAGTATGGAGAATAGAGAACAAAGCTGATCAGGACCCTTCAGTAGTCCGGAGTTAAGAGATTGGCCGTAAGCCGTGGCCGCTGCATCCCATACGATTCTCAGTTTCCCAGGCTTGTTTGGGTTTGTTACGGGAAAAACGGGAAGGTACCACGTACGAGCGTATGACTGAGCGAGCTCCAGACTCGAAAGTTTCCTGATATATCCTTTGGTAATATAATCTGCAATCTGTCGGTTGAGGGATTTGGCTAACACTGCATCCTTCTCCATGCGTTTCTCAAGAGAGTAAAACCGTCGAAGAGCCATCGCACGGCTGTCAGGGAGGCGAATGTCGTCAAATCGCCAGAGTAACCCTGTCTCGTATCTACCGTTTCTGAATTTTGTAAGTAACTTCAGCAAGTGTTGTGACCGACGATCATCGGTAGATAAGAGTGTGTTGTCCGGTTTCGATACTCCAAGACTATCCAAGGCGAAATACTCCTTCATACTACGATGTAGGCTTTCGTCCATCTGTTCTTCTGGGTGGTGTTCGTGAAACGCACATTGGACTATATGGGGAGCTTCTTCGACATGACCACCGTATACAGTCCATCCTAGCCTTGTCTTAGCTGCGATCGGCTGATCTATTCGACCCTCTCTGCTTTGCAAAACCAAACCGACCCGTGCATGCTTCAGTCCTATCAGGATACGCGGCTGTGCCTCATGATACGGTTCTATTGGCAGACCTCGTAAGTGTGGGTACAGTTGCGACAACTCGGTGATATCCAGAGTTTGGCGTGGAAGCTGTAGTTCACCTACCGTTCTTACGTTACGCAGATTAAACACCTTGGTGTTGCCGTTTACTCCTGCTATTCCTACGTCAACGATTCGAGAGCTCTCTTCGTGACGCTCTTTACCTCCTGTCCACCGCAGACACAGTGGACTGACTTCACCATCTAACTGAAGCTCGTCAGCCAACCCGCTGTCGAGAAGTGTAAGTTCTGAACCGTCATCGAAGAAAGCATAGGCATGAACGGCCTTGTTGATTCCTTGCAGTACTACGGGTAAGTATCGGAACAGTATAGCAGACGACGATGCTCGATGATGGTTGATCCCATGCCCTTGGCTCGGTCCAGGTTGTACAGACGAAGAATGCACGGTATTTGGTGGAGGACGCTCGTTTTTCTGGTCGTTGTGTAATAACTCGTGGTGTCTGACGATACAGCCATTTTTGCCGCAGGGTTTTGCTTTGCAATTCCCATTGTGACGACGTAAGCATGTTCGGCACAAACCAAATTCCCGAACCGCAGCCCATCTCGCATCTCGAGATAGTTCCAGAAAACGCTTGCATTTGTCTGCCGCTTTACATGTACCCTTGCACGTTGGACAGTCGTAGTTGACGCGAGCTTTGGGCACGAGTGGCGCCCTGTCGGTGGCGTCTGCGTTGGGCGTC carries:
- the LOC131686780 gene encoding uncharacterized protein LOC131686780 produces the protein MHRIEVTNRILGFLTTVAYILGQFRSNSITNPDRSEQQQLPQDSGLTYQRASKCSRSIIHRNPLEPQQPRQTTRAQLAARQAISRDLPTFSGNPEDWPIFLSSFNSTTAMCGFTMDENIIRLQKSLKGRAYEAVKSRLMHPSNVPGVMATLKMMFGQPEAIVYSLIAKINALPPLREDKLETIVDFAVNVQNFCATVDACGLEDHLYNVSLLQQLVNKLPSTIKLDWACHRRALPRVNLATFGDWVYSLAEAVSTVAVPSIVQEHKPARNEGRGPKKGNAFLNAHLESTEQIPAYKTPNADATDRAPLVPKARVNYDCPTCKGTCKAADKCKRFLELSRDARWAAVREFGLCRTCLRRHNGNCKAKPCGKNGCIVRHHELLHNDQKNERPPPNTVHSSSVQPGPSQGHGINHHRASSSAILFRYLPVVLQGINKAVHAYAFFDDGSELTLLDSGLADELQLDGEVSPLCLRWTGGKERHEESSRIVDVGIAGVNGNTKVFNLRNVRTVGELQLPRQTLDITELSQLYPHLRGLPIEPYHEAQPRILIGLKHARVGLVLQSREGRIDQPIAAKTRLGWTVYGGHVEEAPHIVQCAFHEHHPEEQMDESLHRSMKEYFALDSLGVSKPDNTLLSTDDRRSQHLLKLLTKFRNGRYETGLLWRFDDIRLPDSRAMALRRFYSLEKRMEKDAVLAKSLNRQIADYITKGYIRKLSSLELAQSYARTWYLPVFPVTNPNKPGKLRIVWDAAATAYGQSLNSGLLKGPDQLCSLFSILLQFREHRVGLTGDIREMFHQVDILEEDQQCQRFYWRDENGEIATYVMRVMTFGACCSPSCAQYVKNTNAERYAQLHPVAAEVITKRHYVDDMLVSVETEEEAISLAQEVKFVHSKGGFEIRNWISNSGRVLAALKEETIEEKNLDLSSEMATEKVLGMWWCTSSDAFTYKAGWSRHDRALLEGQRYPTKREVLRVLMTIFDPLGLIANFLMFLKILLQEVWRSGVQWDDPISESSFEKWKRWLQVLPRVEQVTVPRCYRIRTSSSANYEVQLHTFVDASENGFAAAVYLRFVQNKIVECVLVSAKTRVASLKFTSIPRLELQAAVIGARLARSIGESLSIPISNRFFWTDSWDVMCWINSDHRRYSQFVAFRVSEIFEITEINEWCWVPTKLNVADDATKWTGQPDMTPDSRWFKGPDFLWRPEAEWPQSPTKSGSTIAELRPNLLLHYTVPEAVIDVNKFSSWKRLVNIVGYVYRLPANCKLQLQGKPIVSGPPTTEELKKAESYLHRHAQLEGYQGEVTLLRRAQEFPEEPRKQIPKNSELYQLTPVLDQRGVIRMKGRTRFCDYVTEDAKNPIVLPRDHHLTTLIIAYYHQKYHHQNHETTINEIRQKYKISRLRVCYAKVRRQCQRCKNDNSVPRPPIMADLPPARLAAFSRPFTHVGVDYFGPMEVVVGRRVEKRWGMLATCLTIRAIHIELVHSLSTDSCIMALRSFVARRGSPRMIYSDRGTNFVGASRELRNAESAINQQAIMAEFVSSETKWLFNPPASPHMGGSWERLIRTVKKNLAAICPTKKPTDEVLRSLLTEIENVVNSRPLTHVPIDDESDPALTPNHFLLGSSNGTKPLTVNDDSGIVLHQGWRTSQALVNQFWRRWLTDYLPEIIRRTKWFIHTKPVCVGDVVVIIDPKLPRNCWPKGKIIETCNSRDGQVRSATVRTANGVYERPVAKLAVLDVQRDVK